The sequence TATCAGAGCTATCCTCGAGATCGGTTGAGTCTCCATCGATCGCGCCCCTTCTCCGTGGAATTCCGCGGACTGGAGTGAACTTTTGCACGTCAAGCTCTTCATCACTAGAATCAGCAAATCGAGATTTGAAGCCTGATGGGTGTTTCGACCTTAGGCTTCTAAACCCAGAAAACGAAGTCGACTGCGATTTCAAGTGTAATACAGAGCTGGAGCCACGTAGCGTCCCTCGTAGAATTGGATGGCTATCCCCAGAGGAAAACGGGTGGTGCTGATGAGAAATAGAAGATGAGGCAGCTGCGTGATTACTTTTTTCGAGATCATCTGCCTTCGAATGTCCAGCGCCACTTCTCATTGTCCGCCGTAAGCTGTAAGTTCTAGTACCTGCTGGTGACCTTCTTTCTCGCTTGAAACTGCTAGATGAATCGCTGCCATTTGATGGATTTCGTTGAGGAGACTGCCGTGCAAGGCTGCCATACGATACAGTTTGGGCTCTCCTAGGCTGCTGGCCCACAGCTTTGGATTTGTTCACAATTTCCGAGTATATAGGATTGTTTTGAATAGGGCTACTTAACGCCGAATTCCTAAAATTCCGCCGTCTGGTATCTAGAATAGTGGCGGAGGCTGGACTTTGAGACTCGGTTGTGTTTCTTCTAGGTTCCTGGGGGGCTGACTCCTGAACTGGCTTCTCCGAGCTGATACCGCCGAACCGAGGTGCGCCGTTCATTTTAGCTTGTTTTAAGGAACGTTGACGGACAGGTTTCGAGACTGGGTGCTCCTCACGCAAATTGTCCTTATCATAGACGGTTCTAGCGGAGACTTCTTCCTTTCGAGGGCTAGCAATGGGTGGGGACTGGTGCTGAATCTCGGTAGAGTATATCTCCACATTGGGCTGAGGAACATCGTTATCGCTTCCCACAGAGGAAACGGGAGGGTCTGCCGGGCTAGATGCATGGAGGATACGACCCTGAGACGTAGGACCGGAGACAATCGCATTTATAGAGCCAAAACCATCTCCTTCTAGGTCATCAAGATTCTCTGCAGCATCGCTGTAAACGCTATCTCCGGACTCAGAATCCGTGTCGATCGGCTCGTTAGCAGAATTAATCTCGCTCATTTTCTGTCGGTTCAAAAGTTTTCGTTCACTCTTGCTTATATCCAAGCTGTTTTTTAAATTTGAGATGTCTGGAAAAGAACGTGGGATCCCGTTCCTTTCAGGCCTAGCCTTTGGATATTCTTCGAACATTGGAGTAGCAGGCTGAATTGCAATTATCGGGACGACGACGTCGGTTTTCTTGTACTCTCCTACACGGGCGATCGAATTTTTGTCTAGCTGGTCCAATTCATTCCCCCGAAAGTGTCGCAAGCCCGAGATATCCTGCCCAGGCAAAATGAACTCACTAGGGTCAGCTTCGTCACTCGATGATTCACTCTCAGAGGGAGAGTCAAATCCTGATCCGTCAAGTGAAGTGACTTCTGATGGCCACGGCACGGCCCGGCTTGTCTGGCATGTCTGCCGCGAGTGAGATTCCAAGACTGCACCAATGGCAAAGTCACCTGAAAATGAATCGGCAAACACCGAATCTGCTAACAGCGGTCTGCCATTCTCCGGTCGGATAGTAAACGATTTATCGTCCTCAACAATCCTCCTTCGACCTCGTATACTCCCGAATGATGGAAGGGCTGGCCGTGGCTTCATTACGTCATCAAGGTCATTGGTATGGCTACACCTGCTACGAAGATTGTCGTTCCACTTCGACTGTGGACTCGAGGGAACAATTGAATCAGGAGACGTAGGGGGACTGGCCGTGGCGCCCAAGATTTCAGCTTCATCTTCAAAAGTCACTTTTGCAGGTCTTCTCTTCCAGCTCAGCCTCGACCCTTCGTCAGAAAGGACGGATGTCCCCTCGGATTCACTAAGAACGTCTGCTATCTTCAAATTATGCGTATCCGAGGGATCAGACGGGACAGTGTGGGTTGGCGCGGTGGTTTTCAAGGCCGACTTGACGGGAGATTTTGACCGCGGTGGAGGTTCATGAAGATGATCTCCCGGAAAGGCAATCTCCAAATGctctgagaatcttgtcGACCTGGATGGACTAAGAGACGAGGGTCTTTCGGCCTGAAGGCGCTTCGCTGACGGCCGAGTCCAATCCTTGGCTCGTGGTTGTGTTTGTCTCTCTGGAAGGTGTAACGATGAATCAGACACGGTAGAGGGAGAGGCTCTTCGCTTCCGTATGTATCTTTTGTTTTCCAGAGCATTTATCTCTTTTCGCGCTTCTTCCCTAAGCAGAGAAATATAGCCAGGCTCCTGTTTCTCTGGCATTAAACCACCGTCTCTAGTTCCCTCCCCTATCTCGTGGATCTCAGGGATCGGAGATGGATGTCTTCTCAGAAAATCAGGTGGGATGTGACCAGAGGCGAGTGTATGAGAGTCAAGCGAATCGGGATCATATTGTTGTCcgttcttttcttctgggGACCGCGCATTCTTTTCCATTTGGTATTTTGCATTGGAGCCATCCGCGTGTATTGACTGATGGCCAGCGCCAGTTGAACATTGCCAGTCGACCTGGCTCGTTTGCCCTATCGAATCAGCCCTTGTTTCCTTTTGGGGAGCGTATACATGGGGCGAAAAGTTCGTGTTGAGCGATCCCGCAGGAGACAAAGTACGTATCGAGGGAGTATCCGCAAGAACGCTTGTAATTGACGGTTGCCGTGGCGAGTTTGGGCGGGCATTGATGGGATAGGAGAAGTTAATGGAGCTCCTACTGCTCCTCCTCTGCAATCCAAGAGAAGGTCCGGCAGTACTTCCCTGCGTTGGCTGACCCGGATCGTTCCCACTGGTTGCTTGTGTTCCAACCAGCTGTGTCTGCGGAGAAATCGCACGCCGGCCTGTATTTCCGCCGCTAATGGCCCGTCGATGCGTGGGGGCAGTAGCTGTTGCGTAAACCCGTGGCAGAGGAGGTACGGGATCAATCTCATCTTTATGCTCTGTATGCCCAACGCCTACCGGAGAATTTAGCCCAGGGGAACTATCCCTGAACGTCCTCTTGCTCATGGAGCTCATACTGTTCGCCCTACGCACAGTCACATCCTGTCCGCGCTGGATACTTTCCTTGGAATTTCCAATCGACGAAACGGATTGCTTTCTTTGTAACATGCGCCTCGTCTGGACATCTTCGACCGATGTCGGAGTCGGAGTGTGCTTTCGTAGAGCTGCTGCGGCCGCCGACGAGGACAATTTTGCATTTGCGTGTGCGGCTTGGGATGCGCGAAATGCTTGGACGGCCGCTGACTGTGCAGAGGGCGACGGGTTGGGATTTATAGGCTGGCAGAAAGGGAATTCCAGATCAGTCATTTACTTTTTAACTCTGGGGGGAGGGTTGTGGGGGTGATGGTTTACAGCTCACGACCTCGATTATTATCGCACAGCTGATAGCAGACTGATAAAGAAAAGCAGCTTACCCCGTGAGAGACACTCCGTTTGCGCCGGAACATCACGAAAATATCATTGCTTAGAATATCCTGCCATGTGGGTGTGCGTTTTGGGAAAAGCTGTCAAAGAAAGAATTTTTGAGCTGCCCTTGTATGCACCAGCTTGATGATGGGATGAAACGATCGCTGACGCAGCCAAGTCCGTCTCAGGTAGAAACGACGCCTCACTTATTGCACAAGGCCCCCGTAACGAGTCTGGAGCTAAACTGTAactgtgtacggagtacggagtaaaggGCAGAGAGTCAATAAGGAAAAGACCGATTTCATAAGCTGGAGGTTCGAAATTCAACGTTTTTTTGGAGGTGACCCGAAAGCCGTTTGACGAAGCTGAGCAACAGTCGCCACTGCTGGTGGCCAACTTGGACATCATTGGCTATGATCTAGACCACATCCCAGCTGcgaagatattcaaatcCTTCCTGGAAGACTTGCTTTCCCGCGATATCCCAAGCTCATGGATGCGAATAAGTCTACTCTTTTGACATACGTAATTACAAATTCTATCAAGCATCGCTCTGGTATGGCTGATATCAAGCCTCAAAAGCCCTGAGCGTTTGGCAGCTGAGACCTGATCCTGTTGTTAAGTTGGTTACTGAGAGCTTATATCCTGGAACCTTCCCGCCTCCCGAAACCTTTCGATTTCACTTGCAGCTGTCGCTCTCATGGTGGACCGTCTCTGGTTGCATCAGGTTCTTAGTCAAATCGTTCCAGTCGGATACCCCTACGTCGTGGAACTTCAACGCATAGAATTGGACGGGTATTCGCTCTGCACCGTCCCTTGGGGTCATATTAATTGTTCCCGTTTTTTGTAATAGTTCTGGAAAACGCTTCCGATCGCTGTGCAACCAGCACCATGGTGGTGTCGAATGTGACCCAACATATTTGTGCCGCTGACGGAGTACTTGTGGGGGAAGGCATCACAATGACTGATCTGATTGCATGCTGAGTTTAGGTTAGAAGTTGATCTgtgctccgtactctgtactacTTAGTAAACTTCCAACAGCATCATGGAATCCAAACGCTGGGCATATCAGacc is a genomic window of Coccidioides posadasii str. Silveira chromosome 3, complete sequence containing:
- a CDS encoding uncharacterized protein (EggNog:ENOG410PRKZ~COG:S~BUSCO:1276at33183) encodes the protein MTDLEFPFCQPINPNPSPSAQSAAVQAFRASQAAHANAKLSSSAAAAALRKHTPTPTSVEDVQTRRMLQRKQSVSSIGNSKESIQRGQDVTVRRANSMSSMSKRTFRDSSPGLNSPVGVGHTEHKDEIDPVPPLPRVYATATAPTHRRAISGGNTGRRAISPQTQLVGTQATSGNDPGQPTQGSTAGPSLGLQRRSSRSSINFSYPINARPNSPRQPSITSVLADTPSIRTLSPAGSLNTNFSPHVYAPQKETRADSIGQTSQVDWQCSTGAGHQSIHADGSNAKYQMEKNARSPEEKNGQQYDPDSLDSHTLASGHIPPDFLRRHPSPIPEIHEIGEGTRDGGLMPEKQEPGYISLLREEARKEINALENKRYIRKRRASPSTVSDSSLHLPERQTQPRAKDWTRPSAKRLQAERPSSLSPSRSTRFSEHLEIAFPGDHLHEPPPRSKSPVKSALKTTAPTHTVPSDPSDTHNLKIADVLSESEGTSVLSDEGSRLSWKRRPAKVTFEDEAEILGATASPPTSPDSIVPSSPQSKWNDNLRSRCSHTNDLDDVMKPRPALPSFGSIRGRRRIVEDDKSFTIRPENGRPLLADSVFADSFSGDFAIGAVLESHSRQTCQTSRAVPWPSEVTSLDGSGFDSPSESESSSDEADPSEFILPGQDISGLRHFRGNELDQLDKNSIARVGEYKKTDVVVPIIAIQPATPMFEEYPKARPERNGIPRSFPDISNLKNSLDISKSERKLLNRQKMSEINSANEPIDTDSESGDSVYSDAAENLDDLEGDGFGSINAIVSGPTSQGRILHASSPADPPVSSVGSDNDVPQPNVEIYSTEIQHQSPPIASPRKEEVSARTVYDKDNLREEHPVSKPVRQRSLKQAKMNGAPRFGGISSEKPVQESAPQEPRRNTTESQSPASATILDTRRRNFRNSALSSPIQNNPIYSEIVNKSKAVGQQPRRAQTVSYGSLARQSPQRNPSNGSDSSSSFKRERRSPAGTRTYSLRRTMRSGAGHSKADDLEKSNHAAASSSISHQHHPFSSGDSHPILRGTLRGSSSVLHLKSQSTSFSGFRSLRSKHPSGFKSRFADSSDEELDVQKFTPVRGIPRRRGAIDGDSTDLEDSSDSDAPRNVVRRLRSKRPISKRGAAPVLAVAAGDTLSNHKPSATTLLHDQQFPTYQEKPKRGVLSRMSLSRRHAHGETKIRKSEIESAARKDTPLERSQPELDRVRDAKLYMGGYAYVPGTVTNTSGPSTPVPKSKWPRLSPRSAKQTNKLTRQSGNSKVISWPLPAPGGTPPHIPRLSSNASDNGRGPGLNSVAFSSENPHRPHTSDGLNRSKSQIIPGDTSSDVDSTWTSRFLHNRHNRRGTESALNPQAGGGSSGGATMATEGKKKSRFPRLRKAFGLS